A region of Fusarium keratoplasticum isolate Fu6.1 chromosome 6, whole genome shotgun sequence DNA encodes the following proteins:
- a CDS encoding Acetolactate synthase, translating into MLRTRQAAKAIRAVAHTRSFTTTSAIAAIQAPKKITTGQRNQTTSAPAPARDIPSPAFNAEKNQSHVQPLVNPRKNDMDESFIGKTGGEIFHEMMLRHGVKHIFGYPGGAILPVFDAIYNSKHFDFILPRHEQGAGHMAEGYARASGKPGVVLVTSGPGATNVITPMQDALSDGTPMVVFTGQVVTSAIGSDAFQEADVVGISRACTKWNVMVKNVAELPRRINEAFEIATSGRPGPVLVDLPKDVTAGVLRRAIPTETALPSLPSAASRAAMEVSKKQLEASLKRVSKLVNIAKKPIIYAGQGIILSEGGPELLKELADKCSIPVTTTLQGLGAYDELDEKSLHMLGMHGAAYANMAMQEADLIIALGARFDDRVTLSIAKFAPGAKAAAAEGRGGIVHFEIMPKNINKVVQATEAIEGDVATNLKQLMPFVDAKTMEDRKEWFAKINEWKKKWPLSDYERAERQGLIKPQTLIEELSKLTEDRKDQTYISTGVGQHQMWTAQHFRWRHPRSMITSGGLGTMGYGLPAAIGAKVAQPDALVIDIDGDASFNMTLTELSTAAQFNIGVKVIVLNNEEQGMVTQWQNIFYEDRYAHTHQTNPDFIKLADAMHIQSRRVSKPDEVVDALKWLINTDGPALLEVITDKKVPVLPMVPVGSGLHEFLVFDGTKEKKRRELMRERTCGLHG; encoded by the exons ATGCTCCGAACACGCCAGGCCGCAAAGGCCATCCGGGCTGTCGCCCACACCCGATCATTCACCACCACATCCGCCATCGCCGCTATCCAGGCTCCCAAGAAGATCACCACCGGTCAACGGAATCAGACTACTTCTGCTCCTGC ACCAGCTCGCGATATTCCCAGCCCAGCTTTCAATGCCGAGAAGAACCAGAGCCATGTGCAACCCCTCGTCAACCCCCGGAAGAATGACATGGATGAGTC GTTCATTGGAAAGACTGGTGGTGAAATCTTCCACGAGATGATGCTGCGCCATGGCGTGAAACACATCT TTGGATACCCCGGTGGTGCTATTCTCCCTGTCTTCGATGCTATCTACAACTCAAAACACTTCGACTTTATTCTTCCCCGCCATGAGCAAGGCGCTGGCCACATGGCTGAGGGTTACGCCCGCGCTTCTGGCAAGCCTGGCGTTGTCCTCGTCACCTCTGGCCCTGGTGCTACCAACGTTATCACTCCCATGCAGGATGCTCTGTCCGACGGAACACCCATGGTTGTTTTCACCGGTCAGGTCGTCACCTCTGCCATTGGCAGTGACGCTTTCCAGGAGGCCGATGTCGTCGGTATCTCCCGAGCCTGCACCAAGTGGAACGTGATGGTTAAGAATGTCGCCGAGCTTCCCCGACGTATCAACGAGGCCTTCGAGATTGCCACCAGCGGACGCCCTGGTCCTGTCCTCGTCGATCTCCCCAAGGATGTCACCGCTGGTGTCCTCCGGAGAGCTATCCCCACCGAGACCGCTCTGCCTTCTCTGCCCAGCGCTGCTTCCCGCGCCGCTATGGAGGTgagcaagaagcagctcgaggctTCCCTGAAGCGCGTGAGCAAGCTTGTCAAcattgccaagaagcccatcaTCTATGCTGGTCAGGGCATCATCCTCTCCGAGGGCGGCCCCGAGCTGCTGAAGGAGCTGGCTGACAAGTGCTCCATCCccgtcaccaccaccctccaGGGTCTGGGTGCCTACGACGAGCTCGATGAGAAGTCTCTGCACATGCTCGGCATGCACGGTGCTGCCTacgccaacatggccatgcAGGAGGCTGATCTCATCATTGCTCTGGGTGCCCGATTCGACGACCGTGTCACTCtcagcatcgccaagttcGCCCCTGgcgccaaggctgctgctgctgagggcCGTGGTGGTATTGTCCACTTCGAGATTATGCCcaagaacatcaacaaggtcgTCCAGGCCACCGAGGCCATTGAGGGCGATGTTGCTACCAACCTGAAGCAGCTCATGCCCTTCGTTGATGCCAAGACCATGGAGGACCGAAAGGAGTGGTttgccaagatcaacgagtggaagaagaagtggcCTCTGTCCGACTACGAGCGGGCTGAGCGCCAGGGTCTGATCAAGCCCCAGACTCTGATTGAGGAGCTTAGCAAGCTCACAGAGGACCGCAAGGATCAGACCTACATCTCCACCGGTGTCGGCCAGCACCAGATGTGGACTGCCCAGCACTTCCGATGGAGACACCCCCGATCTATGATCACCTCTGGTGGTCTGGGTACCATGGGTTATGGTCTGCCTGCTGCCATTGGCGCCAAGGTTGCCCAGCCTGATGCTCTCGTCATTGACATTGACGGTGATGCTTCCTTCAACATGACCCTGACTGAGCTCTCCACGGCTGCTCAGTTCAACATTGGTGTCAAGGTCATTGTCCTGAACAACGAGGAGCAGGGCATGGTGACACAATGGCAGAACATCTTCTACGAGGACCGATATGCCCACACCCACCAGACCAACCCTGACttcatcaagctcgccgacgcCATGCACATCCAGAGCCGTCGCGTGTCTAAGCCCGACGAGGTTGTGGACGCCCTGAAGTGGCTGATCAACACTGATGGCCCTGCTCTGCTGGAGGTCATCACCGATAAGAAGGTGCCTGTCCTGCCCATGGTGCCTGTCGGATCCGGTCTGCACGAGttccttgtctttgacgGAA ccaaggagaagaagcgacgCGAGCTGATGCGAGAGCGCACCTGTGGTCTGCACGGTTAA